A genomic stretch from Leptodactylus fuscus isolate aLepFus1 chromosome 10, aLepFus1.hap2, whole genome shotgun sequence includes:
- the RBP5 gene encoding retinol-binding protein 5 translates to MAEVLNGRYAMVSQDNLEEYLKALELNIALRKIVLLLRPEKEFVVDGNHVIIRTFSTFKNYHMDFNLGEEFEEDLAIIDGRICKTTVTWDGKKLICVQKGEVPNRGWKQWLEGDFLYTELTAGDAVCLQTFRKV, encoded by the exons ATGGCCGAAGTGCTCAATGGAAGGTACGCGATGGTGTCTCAAGACAACCTGGAGGAATATCTCAAAGCTTTAG AACTAAATATCGCCCTGCGTAAGATCGTGCTACTTCTGCGCCCAGAGAAAGAATTCGTAGTGGACGGTAACCACGTCATCATCCGAACCTTCAGCACCTTCAAGAACTACCACATGGATTTCAATTTGGGGGAAGAATTTGAAGAAGACCTTGCCATTATAGACGGACGAATCTGCAAG ACAACTGTGACCTGGGACGGTAAGAAACTGATTTGTGTCCAGAAGGGGGAGGTGCCAAACCGTGGCTGGAAACAATGGCTGGAGGGAGATTTCTTGTATACG gaaTTGACAGCAGGGGACGCCGTCTGCCTACAAACCTTCCGCAAAGTATAA
- the EMG1 gene encoding ribosomal RNA small subunit methyltransferase NEP1, whose translation MATRRGPTSGNRADEEEPQIKRRKDKRLIVLLEGASLETVRVGKSYELLNCDQHKNILVKNGRDPGEVRPDITHQSLLMLLDSPLNRAGLLQVYIHTQKNVLIEVNPQTRIPRTFPRFCGLMVQLLHKLSVRAADGPQKLLKVIKNPITDHLPAGCLKVATSFQGQCVPCVRDLVPSVEPMMIVIGAFAHGSVDVDFTERCVSISQYPLSAALTCAKICSAFEEVWGVV comes from the exons ATGGCGACGCGCAGGGGACCCACGAGTGGAAACCGTGCAGATGAAGAGGAGCCCCAAATAAAGCGGCGGAAAGACAAGAGGCTGATCGTGTTACTGGAGGGGGCCAGCCTGGAGACCGTGCGG GTGGGAAAATCCTACGAATTATTAAACTGCGACCAACATAAGAACATCTTGGTAAAGAACGGACGAGACCCCGGCGAGGTGCGGCCGGATATCACACACCAG AGCCTGCTGATGTTATTGGACAGTCCCCTGAACCGGGCCGGATTATTACAAGTTTATATCCACACACAGAAGAACGTTCTCATTGAGGTGAACCCGCAGACCCGCATCCCCCGAACCTTCCCCCGATTCTGCGGCCTGATGG TACAACTGCTGCATAAGCTGAGTGTCAGAGCGGCCGACGGACCCCAGAAACTCTTAAAG GTTATTAAGAACCCGATCACAGATCACCTCCCCGCGGGCTGTCTGAAGGTCGCCACCTCATTTCAGGGCCAGTGCGTACCCTGTGTGCGAGATCTTGTCCCATCCGTAGAACCAATGATGATCGTAATTGGAGCGTTCGCACACGGATCG GTCGATGTAGATTTCACAGAACGTTGCGTCTCCATCAGTCAGTATCCTCTGTCCGCCGCCCTGACCTGCGCCAAGATCTGCTCCGCCTTCGAAGAAGTCTGGGGGGTGGTATGA
- the PHB2 gene encoding prohibitin-2, which translates to MAQNLKDFAGRLPAGPRGLGTGLKLLLGAGAVGYAIKESVFTVEGGHRAIFFNRIGGVQHDTILAEGLHFRFPWFQYPIIYDIRAKPRKISSPTGSKDLQMVNITLRVLSRPLASELPQLYQRLGLDYDERVLPSIVNEVLKSVVAKFNASQLITQRAQVSLLIRRELTERAKDFSLILDDVAITELSFSREYTAAVESKQVAQQEAQRAQFLVEKAKQDQKQKIVQAEGEAAAAKMIGDALGKNPGYLKLRRIRAAQSIAKTIAASQNRVYLNADNLVLNLQDVSFTR; encoded by the exons ATGGCTCAGAACTTAAAAGACTTTGCAGGTCGTCTGCCCGCCGGGCCCCGGGGTCTGGGGACGGGGCTGAAGCTGCTGCTGGGTGCCGGTGCTGTGGGCTATGCCATCAAGGAATCTGTCTTTACAG TGGAGGGCGGTCACAGAGCCATCTTCTTCAACCGGATCGGGGGTGTGCAGCACGACACAATCCTCGCTGAGGGGCTTCACTTCAG ATTCCCCTGGTTCCAGTATCCAATTATCTATGATATCAGAGCAAAACCCCGAAAAATCTCCTCCCCAACTGGGTCCAAAG atCTGCAGATGGTGAACATCACCCTGCGTGTCCTCTCTCGCCCTCTGGCCTCTGAGCTCCCCCAGTTGTACCAGCGGCTCGGCCTGGATTATGATGAGCGAGTCCTGCCCTCCATTGTGAACGAGGTCCTGAAGAGTGTGGTGGCCAAATTCAATGCCTCACAGCTCATCACACAGAGAGCCCAG GTCTCTCTCTTGATCCGTCGGGAGTTGACGGAACGAGCAAAGGATTTCAGTCTGATCCTGGACGACGTGGCCATCACCGAGCTGAGCTTCAGCAGAGAATACACAGCGGCCGTCGAGTCCAAGCAAGTGG cccagcaggAGGCGCAGCGAGCTCAGTTCTTGGTGGAGAAGGCCAAGCAGGACCAGAAACAGAAGATTGTCCAGGCTGAGGGAGAAGCCGCCGCTGCCAAGATG ATCGGTGATGCTCTCGGCAAAAATCCCGGATACTTGAAACTGAGGCGGATCCGGGCGGCGCAGAGCATAGCAAAGACG ATCGCAGCATCCCAGAACCGTGTCTATCTGAACGCTGACAACCTGGTCCTCAATCTCCAGGACGTCTCCTTCACCAGGTGA